In one Dehalogenimonas formicexedens genomic region, the following are encoded:
- a CDS encoding cation-translocating P-type ATPase: MVSENSTESLEELLRRFGTDINSGLTQAEAGIRFDKYGPNLIPRPPRNLFQVYIAPLLNWLVNIYLIITSILALLAIFVLPDLWGQVTFWIVFIVLNAAVAIIQQIRAQKKLEALENMSPPKSKVIRDGQIKELRSEALVPGDLIKLEQGDRVPADSRLIKASFLTVNEAPLTGESVPVEKTSENASSVSENGNMVYLGTYVTSGNAIALVIATGSRTRLGSIAETVTRLNTGDIPLRQKVNKVARYLASAVAVYLLISLAYHLVSLYRDGELVAGGVFNTHLLAETASRSLITSMSIMPINIPLLTTVILLAGTLAMARHQVVIRDLSAVESLGRVSVVCTDKTGTITKNEMTVRWLSLPEIKGADHIFGATGTGFDPAGRLFVAADAPESAVGVEFDQVPDSRPAASVGPGSALEMVLVSGMLNNESSIVKVLNKNAGGTAEEASYCAVGDTTDAAILTLFRKSGLDENYFRSIFREIASFPFDSNLKRVSKVFAGGRTVKVEVFTKGATERVLEKCSSLVTGTVNETVALGDQEKGYLIKKAEAFAAHGYRVISLAFKYIDGATQSLSRDSVESGLTYLGFVAIIDPPRDGVLDSVAEAGKAGIRSVMVTGDSLETARSIAGQVGIVRDGDLAFAAYDNRLTDEEFLKTSVFARVSPEDKMAIVRRYKQSNRTVAVTGDGVNDAPALSTADVGIAMGVTGTDVAKQSSDMIIADDSFNSVVVGIREGRGLFQKIRSLIFFYIAVNAAEALVYFGASFIPDFSLLNSWQRIYIFTTAHAIPPLAFISDRLSRDVMSEKPRDGEDIFNRRTTSAMALFIVSLAAVLSLTYLFASSGLVPVMDGNHLGTVPDFGGGALDPVGWAQAKARTLLLTVALLSETLLVLSLRRLNKSAFRTLKDDNYLFVWPFLAFVPVFHLALMYFPGLQAFLNNSLSINLEIIRLTAADWIVALVFALIPIGLLEWYKARVRQHGRFF; this comes from the coding sequence ATGGTTTCCGAAAATTCCACGGAATCGCTTGAGGAACTGCTGCGCCGGTTCGGCACCGACATAAATTCGGGCCTCACCCAGGCTGAGGCTGGAATTAGGTTCGATAAGTACGGGCCAAACCTTATTCCAAGGCCGCCGCGTAACCTGTTCCAGGTCTACATTGCCCCCCTCCTCAACTGGCTGGTCAATATCTACCTGATTATCACCTCTATTCTGGCCCTTCTGGCGATCTTTGTCCTGCCCGATTTGTGGGGGCAGGTAACCTTCTGGATCGTTTTCATCGTGCTCAACGCGGCTGTGGCTATCATTCAACAGATCCGGGCGCAGAAGAAACTTGAAGCCCTGGAGAACATGTCTCCGCCTAAAAGCAAGGTCATCCGAGATGGCCAGATCAAAGAACTGAGATCGGAGGCGCTGGTTCCGGGGGACCTGATAAAACTGGAGCAGGGCGACCGGGTGCCGGCGGATTCGAGGCTCATCAAGGCATCGTTCCTAACCGTGAACGAAGCGCCGTTGACTGGAGAATCCGTCCCAGTGGAAAAGACCTCGGAGAACGCCTCTTCAGTTTCAGAAAACGGAAACATGGTTTACTTGGGAACATACGTTACGTCGGGCAATGCGATCGCGCTTGTGATCGCCACCGGCAGCCGGACGCGCCTTGGCAGCATCGCCGAAACCGTAACCAGGTTGAACACCGGCGACATCCCGCTCAGGCAAAAAGTAAACAAGGTAGCCCGCTATCTCGCCTCGGCGGTGGCGGTGTATCTGCTGATTTCACTGGCCTACCACCTGGTTTCATTGTACCGGGACGGAGAACTTGTGGCGGGCGGAGTCTTCAACACTCATTTGCTGGCTGAAACCGCCTCCCGGAGCCTCATTACCTCGATGAGCATCATGCCCATCAACATTCCCTTGCTGACCACCGTAATCTTACTCGCGGGAACCCTGGCTATGGCCAGGCACCAGGTGGTGATCAGGGACCTGTCGGCGGTGGAGAGCCTGGGACGCGTTTCGGTGGTGTGCACCGATAAAACAGGGACGATCACCAAAAACGAGATGACGGTCAGATGGCTCAGCCTGCCCGAAATTAAGGGCGCCGATCACATTTTTGGCGCCACAGGTACCGGTTTCGATCCGGCCGGGCGCTTGTTTGTCGCTGCAGACGCACCTGAGTCAGCGGTCGGAGTCGAATTCGACCAGGTGCCGGATTCCAGGCCAGCCGCATCGGTCGGCCCTGGGTCGGCGCTGGAAATGGTGCTGGTCTCGGGCATGTTGAACAATGAGAGTTCGATAGTTAAAGTCTTGAACAAAAATGCCGGTGGAACGGCCGAGGAGGCGTCGTATTGCGCCGTAGGCGACACCACCGATGCCGCCATCCTGACCCTTTTCCGCAAATCAGGCCTGGACGAGAATTATTTCCGGTCGATTTTCCGTGAAATCGCCTCTTTCCCTTTTGACTCGAATCTGAAGCGGGTGAGCAAGGTTTTCGCGGGCGGCAGGACCGTAAAAGTTGAAGTCTTTACCAAAGGCGCCACTGAAAGAGTGCTCGAAAAGTGTTCATCCCTGGTCACCGGCACGGTCAATGAAACCGTGGCTCTCGGCGATCAAGAAAAAGGCTACCTTATAAAGAAAGCGGAGGCGTTCGCCGCTCACGGCTACCGGGTCATTTCGCTGGCTTTCAAGTATATCGATGGGGCTACGCAATCATTGTCTAGGGATTCGGTCGAAAGCGGCCTTACCTACCTCGGTTTCGTCGCCATCATTGACCCTCCCCGGGATGGCGTCCTGGACTCGGTCGCCGAGGCCGGGAAAGCCGGCATCCGGTCGGTCATGGTCACCGGCGACAGCCTGGAAACCGCCCGCAGCATTGCCGGCCAGGTCGGAATCGTCCGTGACGGCGATCTGGCTTTTGCGGCGTACGATAACCGCCTCACCGACGAAGAATTTCTCAAAACCTCGGTCTTCGCCCGGGTCTCGCCCGAGGATAAGATGGCCATTGTCCGGCGGTACAAGCAATCCAACCGAACCGTCGCCGTCACCGGGGACGGGGTGAACGATGCGCCTGCTCTGTCGACAGCGGATGTCGGTATTGCCATGGGCGTGACCGGGACCGATGTAGCCAAACAGTCGTCGGATATGATCATCGCCGATGACTCTTTCAATTCAGTGGTGGTGGGAATCCGTGAAGGGCGGGGACTTTTTCAAAAGATCCGGTCGCTCATCTTTTTCTACATCGCTGTCAACGCGGCAGAAGCGCTGGTCTATTTCGGCGCTTCCTTTATTCCGGATTTCAGTCTTTTGAACTCCTGGCAGAGGATATACATCTTTACCACGGCGCACGCCATCCCGCCGCTGGCCTTCATCTCGGACCGTCTAAGCCGAGACGTCATGTCCGAAAAACCCCGCGACGGCGAGGACATTTTCAACCGGAGAACAACATCGGCAATGGCGCTGTTCATCGTATCGCTGGCCGCGGTGCTTTCATTGACCTACCTTTTTGCTTCTTCCGGGCTGGTGCCGGTCATGGACGGTAACCACCTGGGAACAGTTCCGGATTTCGGTGGCGGAGCCCTGGACCCGGTTGGATGGGCGCAAGCCAAGGCCCGCACCTTGCTGCTGACCGTGGCGCTGTTGAGCGAGACCTTGCTCGTGTTGTCCTTACGCCGTTTGAACAAATCGGCGTTCAGAACCCTCAAGGATGACAATTACTTGTTTGTCTGGCCGTTTCTGGCGTTCGTTCCGGTCTTTCACCTGGCTCTCATGTATTTTCCAGGGCTTCAGGCATTCCTGAATAATAGCCTCTCCATCAATCTGGAGATAATACGTCTGACCGCGGCGGATTGGATAGTTGCGCTGGTTTTTGCGCTGATTCCGATTGGTTTGCTGGAATGGTACAAAGCCCGCGTCCGTCAGCACGGCAGGTTCTTCTAG
- a CDS encoding presenilin family intramembrane aspartyl protease, translating into MATPKKTRQINPIVWGLLLFVIAQVLTLLLVNRIDPFLDENNIYVPSQPPQDVTVWPGETTLPSGEVIDVPVYSSLGPILIYFAVVVAIVGLVLALIPVRMLKTVLRGVFALVFGWGTFIMAALWLPFQVAIVMALAVSVIWFFIPRVWFHDAALVISFVSLGAVFGRFITPWTGMIIIGALAVYDFVAVKSGFMVWMADKMTQTAALPALVIPRYAGEWGDSIKERGVQTLVQTEPADRKYSIIGGGDISFPCLLTASVYFSQAQGLAPGIIMAIAGTAGLGGAYLIQKFIVKGKPVPALPPIAVCTLIGLFIIRSIW; encoded by the coding sequence ATGGCGACACCCAAAAAAACCCGTCAAATCAACCCCATAGTCTGGGGACTACTATTATTCGTCATCGCCCAGGTGCTGACCCTGCTTTTGGTCAACCGGATCGATCCATTCCTGGACGAAAACAACATCTACGTCCCGAGCCAGCCACCTCAGGACGTGACCGTCTGGCCCGGCGAGACCACCCTTCCCTCCGGTGAGGTGATCGATGTCCCGGTCTATTCCTCTCTCGGGCCTATCCTGATCTACTTTGCCGTCGTTGTCGCCATTGTGGGGCTAGTGCTGGCGTTGATCCCGGTCAGGATGTTGAAAACGGTGCTCCGGGGGGTCTTCGCCCTGGTTTTCGGGTGGGGAACTTTCATCATGGCAGCCTTGTGGCTGCCTTTTCAGGTCGCGATCGTAATGGCCCTGGCCGTCAGCGTTATCTGGTTTTTCATCCCCCGCGTGTGGTTCCACGATGCCGCGCTGGTCATATCATTCGTGAGCCTCGGTGCGGTCTTCGGCAGGTTCATTACGCCGTGGACCGGCATGATCATCATAGGCGCCCTGGCGGTCTACGACTTTGTCGCGGTCAAGTCCGGTTTCATGGTGTGGATGGCCGACAAAATGACTCAGACCGCGGCGCTGCCGGCATTGGTCATTCCGCGTTATGCCGGCGAATGGGGGGACAGCATCAAGGAACGAGGCGTCCAAACCCTCGTCCAGACCGAACCCGCCGACCGGAAGTATTCGATCATCGGCGGAGGCGATATCAGCTTCCCCTGCCTGCTCACCGCTTCGGTTTATTTTTCCCAGGCGCAAGGCCTGGCGCCCGGAATTATCATGGCCATCGCCGGGACCGCCGGCCTGGGCGGCGCCTATCTTATCCAAAAATTCATCGTGAAGGGCAAACCGGTTCCCGCGCTGCCACCCATAGCCGTTTGCACCCTTATCGGCCTTTTCATCATCCGTTCAATCTGGTAA
- a CDS encoding PAS domain-containing sensor histidine kinase produces the protein MYDKSSAPIDYEIVDVNDALLSYAGLAREEVIGRSASTLCGQRKLALPPLDFITKTVASGEPRISELFLESSNGRLSIAACRLSPGEFNAIFEDITGRKLASEKLEAVVDERTRQLRTANQQLAARTAEKDKIETQLRNYQVHFRSLYEKLPIGYQSLDAEGFILEVNPAWLNALGYEQDEVIGHRFCDFLIPEQVPLFVERFPLFKKRGEIQTEFTMHRKNGTHALISLTGRIDYDSEGAFTKSHCFLLDITEQRRNEAEKNRSASLPPVNPNPVMQLSPQGKIIFANNASLPILQYWNTSVGGTLPDYWKSQINEIFSRGNMEDYEIECGGRFFDLKIFPNPELGVLNLYALEVTNKKQIARELAISEANYRMIFDNASDAMILWEIQDDGVYRVREANLTALERYGYTKEEMLKLNGSDLNTPESFSRTLAAGEQMNKTGYAVYELTHKTKAGRFIPSEVYGHTFELEGKRVVMSVIRDISERKRVEAERARYQAELEVKVEERTAALSAEIASRQKAEEALQSLYERERSLSQALKRQIDERIFFTRALVHELKTPLTPLLGSSEIMAKLAQEEPLIGLSRNIRSGALQLQQRIDQMLDLAKSEVGLLKLKLRPVDLVELIKDVAMYTTPVSEKKGLVFSINLPGALPRIQGEKEQLNRVLLNLLDNAFKYTPRGGQVSISARREKGKIIVEVTDTGIGISPEKLNRLFVPYSRVSDDDSEFAGLGLGLALCKTIINLHGGQIWIESPGRGTTVGFTLPVRAKALTTVKEALEQ, from the coding sequence ATGTACGATAAAAGCTCCGCACCGATCGATTACGAGATTGTCGATGTGAATGATGCCTTATTGAGCTATGCCGGCCTCGCCAGGGAGGAAGTAATCGGCCGTAGTGCGTCAACCCTCTGTGGCCAGCGGAAACTCGCGCTTCCCCCTCTTGATTTTATTACGAAGACTGTGGCGTCCGGTGAACCCCGGATCTCCGAGTTGTTCTTAGAAAGTTCAAACGGGCGGCTTTCAATAGCAGCTTGCCGCCTGTCGCCCGGCGAATTCAATGCGATATTCGAAGATATCACCGGCAGAAAGCTAGCCAGTGAGAAACTGGAAGCCGTGGTTGACGAGCGGACCCGGCAGTTGCGGACCGCTAATCAGCAACTCGCCGCCCGAACTGCTGAAAAAGATAAAATCGAGACGCAATTACGAAACTATCAGGTCCATTTCCGATCTCTTTACGAAAAACTGCCGATCGGATACCAGTCCCTGGACGCCGAAGGATTTATCCTGGAAGTGAATCCGGCGTGGCTGAACGCCCTGGGGTACGAACAAGATGAGGTGATCGGCCACAGATTTTGTGATTTCCTGATCCCGGAGCAGGTACCTCTGTTCGTGGAAAGATTCCCCCTGTTCAAAAAACGCGGTGAAATACAAACCGAATTCACTATGCATAGAAAAAACGGCACTCACGCGTTGATTTCGCTCACCGGAAGAATCGACTACGACTCCGAAGGCGCCTTTACAAAAAGCCACTGCTTCCTCCTGGACATCACCGAGCAGCGCCGGAACGAAGCGGAAAAGAACAGGTCAGCTTCGTTACCCCCGGTAAATCCGAACCCGGTGATGCAATTATCGCCCCAGGGTAAGATCATCTTTGCCAACAACGCCAGCCTCCCGATACTGCAGTACTGGAATACCTCCGTCGGCGGAACGCTCCCGGATTACTGGAAGTCTCAAATCAACGAAATTTTCAGCCGCGGCAACATGGAGGACTATGAAATCGAGTGCGGCGGGCGTTTCTTCGATCTTAAAATATTTCCGAACCCGGAGCTTGGCGTTCTCAACCTTTATGCCCTTGAGGTCACCAATAAAAAACAGATCGCCAGGGAACTGGCGATCAGCGAAGCCAACTACAGGATGATCTTTGACAACGCCTCCGACGCGATGATCCTGTGGGAGATCCAGGACGACGGCGTTTATCGCGTCAGGGAAGCCAACCTGACGGCACTGGAACGCTACGGATACACCAAGGAAGAAATGCTAAAGCTGAACGGGTCGGATCTAAATACCCCCGAGAGCTTCTCCAGGACCTTAGCTGCCGGCGAACAGATGAACAAGACCGGCTATGCCGTTTATGAATTAACCCATAAGACGAAAGCTGGCAGGTTTATTCCGAGCGAGGTTTACGGACACACCTTCGAACTGGAAGGGAAGCGGGTGGTCATGTCCGTAATCCGCGATATTTCCGAACGCAAGAGGGTTGAAGCCGAAAGGGCGCGCTACCAGGCTGAACTGGAGGTAAAGGTCGAAGAACGGACCGCGGCTCTATCGGCGGAGATAGCATCCCGGCAAAAAGCGGAGGAAGCTCTTCAGTCTCTTTACGAACGCGAGCGTTCGCTCAGCCAGGCTTTGAAGCGACAGATCGACGAAAGAATCTTCTTTACCCGGGCGCTGGTACACGAACTGAAAACCCCCTTGACGCCGCTCCTTGGTTCGAGTGAAATTATGGCTAAATTGGCCCAGGAAGAACCCTTGATAGGGTTGAGCCGCAATATACGCAGCGGCGCTTTGCAGCTGCAACAACGGATCGATCAGATGCTTGACCTGGCAAAAAGCGAGGTCGGCCTATTAAAATTAAAGTTGCGGCCCGTCGATCTGGTAGAGCTGATCAAAGATGTCGCCATGTATACAACCCCGGTGTCTGAAAAAAAGGGGTTGGTGTTCTCAATAAACCTGCCGGGTGCTTTGCCCCGGATTCAAGGTGAAAAAGAACAGCTCAACCGGGTGCTGCTGAACCTGCTGGACAACGCTTTCAAATATACCCCCAGGGGCGGACAGGTCAGTATCAGCGCCCGCCGGGAAAAGGGCAAGATTATCGTCGAGGTCACCGATACCGGGATCGGCATTTCACCCGAGAAGCTGAATCGCCTGTTCGTGCCTTACTCCAGAGTGTCGGATGATGACTCCGAGTTTGCCGGACTCGGCCTGGGTCTGGCCTTATGCAAAACAATTATCAACCTTCACGGCGGTCAAATCTGGATTGAAAGCCCCGGACGCGGGACAACGGTGGGATTCACACTGCCTGTCCGCGCAAAGGCGTTAACAACGGTTAAGGAGGCCCTTGAGCAATGA
- a CDS encoding response regulator transcription factor: MKILVIEDDRDIVDFISLALGIGWPGIEIEVADTGEKGIDMAGKVKPDVVTVDLGLPGLNGFEVIKSIRVFSKVPIIVLTVRGEEKDIVRGLELGADEYVVKPFGQMELIARIRALIRRNQAKGELKPLVYGSLTFDAAKRLVNTGGRDTILTTTEANILEQLMSKPGETATHSAIAEKLWGSNYPEASEAIKVHIRHIREKIESDPGKPQIILTRFGVGYYLAKPV; the protein is encoded by the coding sequence ATGAAAATCCTGGTTATCGAGGACGACCGTGATATTGTAGATTTCATTTCCCTGGCGCTTGGCATCGGCTGGCCGGGGATTGAAATTGAGGTGGCTGACACTGGAGAAAAAGGCATTGACATGGCCGGGAAGGTCAAACCTGATGTCGTCACCGTCGATCTCGGGTTACCCGGACTGAACGGCTTTGAAGTCATCAAGTCGATCAGGGTTTTTTCCAAGGTACCGATAATTGTTTTGACGGTTCGAGGTGAAGAAAAGGACATAGTCAGGGGGTTGGAACTCGGCGCCGACGAGTATGTCGTTAAGCCTTTCGGGCAGATGGAGCTCATCGCCCGAATCAGGGCGCTTATCCGACGCAACCAGGCAAAGGGCGAACTCAAACCACTGGTCTACGGCAGCCTGACTTTCGACGCGGCGAAGCGGCTGGTGAACACCGGCGGCAGAGACACTATATTAACGACTACCGAGGCCAATATTTTAGAACAACTCATGTCGAAACCCGGAGAAACGGCCACCCATTCCGCCATCGCGGAAAAACTCTGGGGTTCGAATTACCCGGAAGCATCGGAAGCGATCAAAGTCCACATCCGTCACATACGGGAAAAGATCGAATCCGATCCGGGCAAACCCCAGATAATCCTTACCCGTTTCGGGGTGGGTTACTATCTGGCCAAACCTGTGTAA
- a CDS encoding winged helix-turn-helix domain-containing protein codes for MDLLVVAPKQEDTDSPAAIFKMLWPGTNVVTSTSSQEALSIVEKRHPDFMLLNIASPSGAWLDLIRDIRLFSAVPLVVVSNDANESTMVRSFELGADDYFVKPYKPLELVLRTKAIIKRANGSNEGESLVVGLLRLHALLHRVYVGDKEVSLTPTENNILRHMMENVGHIVTYSSLAQQVWGDDYPDASATLKVYIKRLRQKLGDDCKRPSMILNETGLGYRLVKPIQS; via the coding sequence ATGGACCTTCTAGTAGTAGCACCAAAGCAAGAGGATACCGATTCTCCGGCTGCCATATTCAAGATGCTATGGCCGGGCACTAACGTTGTGACCTCTACGAGTTCACAGGAAGCTCTGTCCATCGTTGAAAAGCGGCATCCCGATTTTATGCTGCTTAACATCGCCAGCCCCAGCGGAGCCTGGCTTGATCTTATCCGTGACATCCGGCTCTTCTCCGCTGTTCCGCTGGTCGTCGTTTCGAACGATGCCAATGAATCCACCATGGTACGTTCCTTTGAACTCGGAGCTGATGACTATTTCGTAAAGCCTTACAAACCATTGGAGCTGGTTCTCAGGACCAAGGCCATCATCAAGCGGGCGAACGGCTCCAACGAAGGCGAGTCGCTGGTCGTAGGCCTGCTCCGTCTCCATGCCCTGCTGCACCGGGTGTACGTCGGTGACAAGGAGGTATCCCTTACCCCGACCGAGAACAACATCCTGCGGCACATGATGGAAAATGTCGGGCACATCGTGACCTACAGCAGCCTTGCCCAGCAGGTATGGGGCGACGATTATCCCGACGCCTCGGCGACCTTAAAAGTCTACATTAAACGCTTAAGGCAAAAACTGGGCGACGATTGCAAGCGGCCTTCGATGATCCTCAACGAAACCGGCCTGGGCTACCGCCTGGTGAAACCGATACAGTCCTGA
- a CDS encoding Fur family transcriptional regulator, with translation MTPLGETELKSTDQRSVILDIVRAGKGHLDAGEIYQRARKKLPRLSLSTVYRALAKFKETGLIEERHLDENHHHYEISHRGEHHHLICTGCGKVVEFKLPLTEIVIEKVPQAAGFKINHSGELSLSGICPDCRKKAP, from the coding sequence ATGACGCCATTGGGTGAAACCGAACTCAAGTCAACAGATCAGCGCTCGGTCATTCTGGATATCGTCAGAGCGGGCAAAGGGCACCTGGATGCCGGCGAGATCTACCAGCGCGCGCGCAAAAAACTGCCGCGCCTATCTCTTTCGACCGTCTATCGCGCTTTAGCCAAGTTCAAGGAGACCGGCCTTATCGAAGAACGGCACCTTGACGAAAACCACCATCATTACGAGATTTCTCACCGCGGTGAGCACCATCACCTGATCTGTACCGGCTGCGGCAAGGTCGTTGAATTCAAATTGCCGCTGACCGAGATAGTTATCGAGAAAGTTCCCCAGGCCGCGGGTTTCAAGATTAACCACAGCGGCGAACTGAGCCTGTCAGGTATCTGCCCTGATTGCCGGAAGAAAGCACCTTAA
- the feoB gene encoding ferrous iron transport protein B: MSQPDLVIDYSDDCASCHERMPKRTKSQLAGTPALKIALVGSPNVGKSSVFHALTGRRVIISNYPGTTVDIFRGTAVLDGHSVEVIDTPGMYSLHSITEEERVGRAILLREKPDVVLHVLDAKNLERMLPMTFQLIEAGLPIIVVLNMIDEAEAHGLSIDIRKLSAAIGVPVLETAASLGRGMPELKQAILDFKSQGFIQPIVYDEAIENAIDSLVPSVKDSPPSERISPRSVALLLLRQDEQVRRLVAGEGNDVSTVDRVVEETMLALPQPPAYLLALNLQKEASKLASEVMTHRQTPGIRFNERLSRAMMQPLSGGIILAAVLLAMYYVVGVFGAGFLVGWLEKTLFGQIINPFFQNTLSTLIPVKPISDLFVGQYGIITLGLTYAIAIILPIVTTFFLIFSMIEDSGYLPRLAMLIDRLFKFIGLNGRAVIPMVLGFGCDTMATIVTRTQETKRERIITTLLLALAIPCSAQLGVIFGILSVSTGMLITWLGIIVLIFILVGWLASRIIPGERACFYMEVPPLRLPRLSNVLQKTYARLEWYLMEVIPIFILASVVLWAGDLIGLLDLLIRGLRPVVEFAGIPAAASVAFVIGFFRRDFGAAGLYALATQGILTGNSLLISAVVMTLFVPCIAQFSVMIKERGLKTALAIAGFIFPFAFLVGFVLNHTLKILGINL; encoded by the coding sequence ATGTCCCAACCCGACCTTGTTATCGATTATTCTGACGACTGCGCCTCCTGCCACGAGCGCATGCCCAAGCGCACAAAATCCCAATTGGCCGGGACACCGGCGCTGAAAATAGCCCTGGTAGGCAGTCCCAACGTGGGCAAGAGTTCGGTTTTCCATGCCCTCACCGGGCGGCGGGTTATCATCTCCAATTATCCCGGTACCACCGTCGATATTTTCCGCGGTACCGCTGTCCTCGACGGGCATTCGGTGGAGGTCATCGACACCCCGGGAATGTACTCCCTGCACTCCATCACCGAGGAAGAACGGGTCGGACGCGCCATCCTGCTCAGAGAAAAACCCGACGTCGTCCTGCATGTCCTGGATGCCAAGAACCTGGAACGCATGCTGCCGATGACTTTCCAACTCATCGAAGCCGGACTCCCCATTATCGTCGTTTTGAATATGATCGACGAAGCCGAAGCTCACGGCTTATCGATCGACATAAGAAAATTATCAGCCGCCATTGGGGTTCCGGTGCTGGAAACAGCTGCAAGCCTCGGGCGGGGAATGCCGGAACTCAAGCAGGCGATCCTCGATTTCAAATCTCAGGGATTTATTCAACCCATCGTTTACGATGAGGCCATCGAGAACGCAATCGACAGCCTTGTCCCCTCGGTCAAAGACAGTCCGCCCTCCGAAAGGATTTCACCGCGCTCCGTGGCTCTCCTTCTTCTGCGCCAGGACGAACAGGTGCGGCGACTGGTGGCCGGCGAAGGCAATGATGTGTCAACGGTTGACAGGGTGGTCGAGGAAACGATGCTAGCCCTACCCCAGCCGCCGGCTTATCTCCTGGCCTTGAATCTGCAGAAGGAAGCCTCCAAACTAGCCTCCGAGGTGATGACCCACCGGCAAACACCGGGGATCCGCTTCAACGAAAGGCTTTCCCGGGCCATGATGCAGCCGTTAAGCGGCGGCATCATCCTGGCGGCTGTTCTGCTTGCCATGTACTACGTTGTCGGCGTGTTCGGCGCGGGTTTCCTGGTCGGCTGGCTTGAAAAGACGCTGTTCGGCCAGATCATCAATCCGTTCTTCCAAAATACGCTTTCGACCTTGATCCCAGTAAAACCGATCTCCGACCTGTTCGTCGGCCAGTACGGCATCATCACCCTCGGACTGACCTACGCCATCGCCATCATACTGCCGATCGTGACGACTTTCTTCCTGATTTTTTCAATGATCGAAGATTCCGGGTATCTGCCGCGCCTGGCGATGCTGATCGACAGGCTGTTCAAATTCATCGGCCTGAATGGCCGGGCGGTCATCCCGATGGTTCTCGGCTTTGGCTGCGATACCATGGCCACCATCGTGACCCGGACGCAGGAGACCAAGCGGGAAAGAATTATCACCACATTGTTGCTGGCTCTCGCCATCCCGTGTTCGGCTCAGCTCGGCGTGATCTTCGGCATCCTCTCAGTGTCGACTGGTATGCTTATAACCTGGTTGGGGATTATCGTCCTGATCTTCATTCTGGTCGGTTGGCTGGCTTCCAGGATCATCCCCGGAGAACGCGCCTGTTTCTACATGGAGGTACCCCCGCTACGGCTGCCCCGGCTGTCCAACGTCCTTCAGAAGACCTACGCCCGGTTGGAGTGGTACCTGATGGAAGTCATCCCGATTTTCATCCTGGCCAGCGTCGTCCTGTGGGCAGGTGATCTTATTGGACTGCTCGACCTCCTGATACGGGGATTGCGTCCCGTGGTTGAATTCGCCGGCATTCCCGCCGCCGCCTCTGTAGCCTTCGTCATCGGCTTTTTCCGTCGGGACTTCGGCGCCGCCGGATTGTATGCCCTGGCGACGCAGGGGATCCTTACCGGCAACTCCCTGCTGATCTCGGCGGTGGTGATGACCCTTTTCGTACCCTGCATTGCCCAGTTCAGCGTCATGATCAAGGAGCGCGGATTAAAGACCGCGCTGGCGATTGCCGGTTTCATTTTTCCCTTTGCGTTCCTGGTCGGCTTTGTCCTGAACCATACTTTAAAAATCCTGGGGATCAACTTATGA
- a CDS encoding metal-dependent transcriptional regulator — protein sequence MNIDEHGEEILETMWIRTQEEKIPVKADEFQSHQALEQLIEGGLIVSGGDGSLVLTDKGLPEARSVVRRHRLAERLLYDVLGTRDRLMHDKACKFEHLLDKGLDENICILLGHPKVCPHNKPIPPGRCCQEAAGKPQKLVSPLSELRPGQHGTVAYLYAPEASKLQKLMAMGVLPGAPVKLIQSFPSYVFQAGMSQFATDREMSDAIYVRLTEDQRPIAR from the coding sequence ATGAACATCGACGAACATGGCGAAGAAATCCTGGAAACGATGTGGATCCGAACACAAGAGGAAAAAATCCCGGTCAAAGCCGATGAATTCCAGTCTCACCAGGCCCTGGAGCAACTGATCGAGGGAGGCCTGATCGTATCAGGCGGGGATGGTTCGCTCGTTCTGACCGACAAGGGCTTGCCCGAAGCCCGCAGCGTCGTCCGCCGCCATCGCCTGGCGGAGAGGCTGCTTTATGACGTCCTCGGTACCCGAGACCGCCTGATGCATGATAAGGCCTGCAAGTTCGAACACCTGCTGGACAAGGGTCTCGATGAAAACATCTGTATCCTCCTCGGGCACCCCAAAGTCTGCCCTCACAACAAGCCCATCCCTCCAGGCAGATGTTGCCAGGAAGCGGCAGGAAAGCCGCAGAAGCTGGTTTCTCCATTATCCGAATTGAGGCCGGGCCAGCACGGAACGGTGGCCTATCTTTACGCCCCCGAGGCAAGTAAACTCCAGAAATTAATGGCGATGGGCGTATTGCCGGGCGCTCCAGTCAAGCTCATCCAGAGTTTCCCATCTTACGTTTTCCAAGCCGGTATGAGCCAGTTCGCCACCGACCGGGAAATGTCTGACGCCATTTACGTGCGCCTGACCGAGGATCAGCGACCGATTGCGCGATAA